A section of the Methanocaldococcus sp. FS406-22 genome encodes:
- the rbcL gene encoding type III ribulose-bisphosphate carboxylase, with translation MDYINLNYTPNENDLLSCMIIKGENLEKLANEIAGESSIGTWTKVQTMKSDIYEKLRPKVYEIKEIGNDGKYKVGLIKIAYPLYDFEINNMPGVLAGIAGNIFGMKIAKGLRILDFRFPEEFVKAYKGPRFGIEGVRETLKIKERPLLGTIVKPKVGLKTEEHAKVAYEAWVGGVDLVKDDENLTSQEFNKFEDRIYKTLEMRDKAEEETGERKAYMPNITAPYREMIRRVEIAEDAGSEYVMIDVVVCGFSAVQSFREEEFKFIIHAHRAMHAAMTRSRDFGISMLVLAKIYRLLGVDQLHIGTVVGKMEGGEKEVKSIRDEIVCDKVEADDENKFFNQEWFDIKPVFPVSSGGVHPRLVPKIVEILGRDLIIQAGGGVHGHPDGTRAGAKAMRAAIEAIIEGKSLEEKAEEVAELKKALEYWK, from the coding sequence ATGGACTATATAAACTTAAACTACACTCCAAATGAAAACGATTTGTTATCTTGTATGATAATCAAAGGTGAAAATTTAGAAAAATTGGCAAATGAAATTGCTGGGGAAAGTTCTATAGGGACATGGACAAAAGTTCAAACAATGAAAAGCGATATTTATGAAAAATTAAGACCAAAAGTATATGAAATTAAAGAGATTGGAAATGATGGGAAATACAAAGTTGGATTAATAAAAATTGCATATCCATTGTATGATTTTGAAATAAACAACATGCCAGGGGTTTTGGCAGGGATTGCAGGAAATATATTTGGAATGAAGATAGCCAAGGGTTTAAGGATATTGGACTTTAGATTCCCAGAAGAATTTGTTAAAGCTTATAAAGGTCCGAGATTTGGAATTGAAGGAGTTAGAGAAACTTTGAAGATTAAAGAAAGACCTCTATTAGGAACTATAGTTAAACCAAAGGTTGGTTTAAAAACTGAAGAGCATGCAAAGGTAGCTTATGAAGCGTGGGTTGGAGGGGTTGATTTAGTTAAGGATGATGAGAATCTAACTTCTCAAGAATTTAATAAGTTTGAGGATAGAATTTATAAAACCTTAGAGATGAGGGATAAAGCAGAAGAAGAGACTGGAGAAAGAAAAGCTTATATGCCAAACATTACAGCTCCATATAGAGAGATGATTAGGAGGGTGGAGATTGCAGAAGATGCTGGAAGTGAGTATGTGATGATAGATGTTGTTGTTTGTGGATTCTCTGCAGTGCAATCATTTAGAGAAGAGGAATTTAAATTTATAATCCACGCCCACAGAGCTATGCATGCAGCAATGACGAGAAGCAGAGATTTTGGAATATCAATGCTTGTATTGGCTAAGATTTATAGGTTATTGGGAGTTGACCAATTGCATATAGGAACAGTTGTTGGAAAGATGGAAGGAGGAGAGAAAGAGGTTAAATCAATTAGAGATGAGATTGTTTGTGATAAGGTTGAGGCAGATGATGAAAATAAATTTTTCAATCAAGAATGGTTTGATATTAAACCAGTATTCCCTGTTTCTTCTGGAGGTGTTCATCCAAGATTAGTCCCAAAAATAGTTGAGATTTTGGGTAGAGATTTAATTATTCAAGCAGGGGGAGGGGTTCATGGACATCCAGATGGAACAAGGGCTGGAGCTAAGGCAATGAGAGCTGCTATTGAGGCAATTATAGAAGGAAAATCATTAGAAGAAAAAGCAGAAGAAGTTGCAGAGCTAAAAAAGGCTTTAGAGTATTGGAAATAA
- a CDS encoding methanogenesis marker 3 protein yields MAKVIVNGKEKVGETLRDVIKDEYYKEGANIVIIKGIKREAEKIPKKFLIKTTKGNVTIAITEDNETAKFFINNYKNFVKKLRWVSGIDVAFGSTTIDLEISTEPKEFKKWDVVLSISGLDKDEGHIVFIKRRVETVYGLKEPKIGIVVGGKWVIDRLEVGDKIIDIEPIREEKEAVDYLVTTDLDTKLEDGWKIFTYFVAEFDGTPSAVEHCLALMEDGIFEITENTNTYVADCRLQTLKIEEGNLIDRERGFITVRNYGVGEGKVYIYRESRSSSLSHTVVGRVKEGIELIDFSDSGILSVKTVPERLCAIGLTIEEAEEMFKKYGIEVEKEGDLENAIVVEQEPEYTLDVLKEKKVKIRGLDKSKIIVIELYEDKAPITTWYFRKTTGLTTKRVGKLHVYFKHKDIVMFKGNPEYAKGLLPENIPTDKVEPCSIGVTNMVSRYKGMIGVRLGESEKFGPTGESFEKTNIVGRIVENAEYLKEVKTGDDVYVLLKK; encoded by the coding sequence ATGGCAAAGGTAATTGTAAATGGAAAGGAAAAGGTTGGAGAAACTTTAAGAGATGTTATAAAGGATGAATACTACAAAGAAGGAGCAAACATTGTTATCATAAAAGGAATTAAAAGAGAAGCTGAAAAAATCCCAAAGAAATTTTTAATTAAAACAACTAAAGGGAATGTAACAATAGCAATAACTGAAGATAATGAAACAGCCAAATTTTTCATAAACAACTATAAAAATTTCGTAAAAAAACTTAGATGGGTTAGTGGGATTGATGTTGCCTTTGGTTCAACAACAATTGATTTGGAGATATCAACAGAACCAAAAGAATTTAAAAAATGGGACGTAGTTTTAAGTATATCAGGTTTGGATAAGGATGAGGGGCATATTGTATTTATTAAGAGAAGAGTAGAGACAGTTTATGGATTAAAAGAGCCAAAGATTGGAATTGTTGTTGGAGGTAAGTGGGTTATCGATAGATTAGAAGTTGGGGATAAAATTATTGATATAGAGCCAATTAGAGAAGAAAAAGAGGCTGTTGATTACTTAGTAACAACTGACTTAGATACAAAATTAGAAGATGGTTGGAAAATTTTTACCTATTTTGTAGCTGAGTTTGATGGAACTCCTTCAGCAGTAGAGCATTGTTTAGCTCTAATGGAAGATGGAATATTTGAGATAACTGAAAATACAAACACTTATGTGGCCGATTGCAGATTGCAAACACTAAAAATTGAGGAAGGGAATTTAATTGATAGGGAGAGAGGGTTTATAACAGTAAGAAATTATGGAGTTGGAGAGGGTAAAGTTTATATCTATAGGGAAAGTAGAAGCTCTTCTCTATCTCACACAGTCGTTGGAAGAGTTAAGGAGGGAATAGAGCTTATTGATTTCTCTGACTCTGGAATTTTGTCTGTAAAAACAGTTCCTGAAAGGTTGTGTGCTATTGGTTTAACTATAGAAGAAGCTGAAGAGATGTTTAAAAAGTATGGTATAGAGGTAGAAAAAGAAGGGGATTTAGAAAATGCTATTGTAGTTGAGCAAGAGCCTGAATATACCTTAGATGTATTAAAGGAAAAGAAAGTTAAAATTAGGGGATTGGATAAGAGTAAAATAATAGTCATAGAGTTATATGAAGATAAAGCACCAATAACAACATGGTATTTTAGAAAAACTACTGGTTTAACTACAAAGAGAGTTGGAAAATTACATGTATATTTCAAACATAAAGATATTGTGATGTTTAAAGGAAATCCAGAGTATGCTAAGGGATTACTCCCAGAAAACATACCTACAGATAAAGTTGAGCCATGTAGTATTGGAGTAACAAACATGGTTAGTAGATATAAAGGAATGATTGGTGTTAGATTGGGAGAAAGTGAGAAATTCGGTCCTACAGGAGAGAGCTTTGAAAAAACAAACATTGTTGGGAGAATAGTTGAAAATGCTGAGTATTTAAAAGAGGTTAAAACTGGAGATGATGTTTATGTATTGCTAAAAAAATAA
- a CDS encoding tryptophan--tRNA ligase has translation MELTPWETPAVIDYKKTMEQFGVKPIADVLGDLKNEHHFFRRNIILGHRDFERIVDAIKNNKEFAVVSGMMPSGKMHFGHKMVVDLLKFYQKYTDNINIPIADLEAYWARNMSFETTKELALNEYITNYIALGLDPEKINVYLQSKYQKVKDLALILSKRTNWNEMKAIYGFKGETNIGHVFAPIVQVADILHPQLDENLNPEPKPVVVPVGIDQDPHIRLTRDIANRAKEFKFIPPSSTYHRFMTGLLGGKMSSSKPETAIFLTDDEKTVKKKIFSAKTGGRETLEEHKKYGGIPEECVVYELFLYHLILDDKELADIYQKCKSGELTCGKCKKMAYEMVVEFLKDLKEKREQAKEIAVKILEGKY, from the coding sequence ATGGAATTAACACCATGGGAGACACCGGCAGTTATTGATTATAAAAAGACGATGGAACAGTTTGGAGTTAAGCCAATAGCTGATGTCTTAGGGGATTTAAAAAATGAACATCATTTTTTCAGAAGGAATATTATATTGGGGCATAGGGATTTTGAGAGAATAGTTGATGCAATAAAGAATAACAAAGAGTTTGCAGTTGTTAGTGGAATGATGCCTTCTGGTAAGATGCACTTTGGGCATAAGATGGTCGTTGATTTGCTAAAATTTTATCAAAAATACACTGACAATATAAACATCCCAATAGCTGACTTAGAGGCATACTGGGCAAGAAATATGAGCTTTGAAACAACAAAAGAACTTGCTTTAAATGAATATATAACAAACTACATAGCCCTTGGCTTAGACCCAGAAAAAATTAATGTTTATTTGCAATCAAAATATCAAAAAGTTAAGGATTTGGCTTTAATTTTATCTAAAAGAACAAATTGGAATGAGATGAAGGCAATTTATGGATTTAAAGGAGAAACAAATATTGGGCATGTCTTTGCCCCAATAGTTCAAGTTGCTGATATACTGCATCCTCAACTTGATGAGAATTTAAATCCAGAACCAAAGCCAGTTGTTGTTCCTGTTGGAATAGACCAAGACCCGCATATAAGATTAACAAGAGATATTGCAAATAGAGCTAAGGAATTTAAGTTCATTCCACCTTCTTCAACTTACCATAGATTTATGACTGGATTGTTAGGAGGAAAGATGAGTTCTTCAAAGCCAGAGACAGCTATATTTTTAACTGATGATGAAAAAACTGTTAAAAAGAAAATATTCTCAGCTAAAACTGGAGGAAGAGAAACTTTAGAAGAGCATAAAAAATATGGAGGAATTCCAGAGGAATGTGTTGTTTATGAGTTATTCTTATATCACTTAATCTTAGATGATAAGGAATTAGCTGATATATATCAAAAATGTAAAAGTGGAGAGCTAACTTGTGGTAAATGTAAAAAAATGGCTTATGAAATGGTTGTAGAGTTTTTAAAAGATTTGAAAGAGAAGAGGGAGCAGGCAAAAGAAATTGCTGTAAAAATCTTAGAAGGGAAGTATTAA
- a CDS encoding AIR synthase-related protein: protein MDLEGYVRRCLRKKIPENKIIEDGFKRILEIKEDVGEEFAKKFIKAILEEVKTTEKFKEIDDKDLKTLLSYPKSGVTMGKMGVGSRGEGDFFVHREIARIVKSTKVKAYVSAEEQDDAGIVRADAKYIVAAIDGTHSRLSDFPFLGGFHVARAALRDIYVMGAEAVALISDVHLADDGDVGKIFDFTAGICAVSEAVNVPLIGGSTLRVGGDMVIGDRLVSAVGAIGVIKEGEPTARRNAEVGDVILMTEGSGGGTITTTALYYGWFDVIYETLNVDFIKACQNLIRSGLIKKVHAMTDVTNGGLRGDAYEISKTAKVSLIFDKEKVYKTINPKVLEMLEALNIDPLGVSTDSLMIICPEEYAEDIKKVTGAIEVGYVEEGNESYLVDGNNRVPLKPMFRESAYTPVKKVVGEKKPENFEEMKEKVRKACDEAIKKKDFVVELLKSRKKLE from the coding sequence ATGGATTTAGAGGGATATGTCAGGAGATGTTTAAGGAAAAAAATTCCGGAAAATAAGATTATTGAGGATGGATTTAAGAGAATTTTAGAGATTAAGGAAGATGTTGGTGAAGAATTTGCAAAAAAGTTTATAAAAGCTATATTGGAAGAGGTAAAAACCACTGAAAAATTTAAAGAGATTGATGATAAAGATTTAAAAACTCTCCTAAGCTATCCAAAATCTGGCGTTACAATGGGGAAGATGGGAGTTGGGAGTAGAGGAGAAGGAGATTTTTTCGTGCATAGAGAAATAGCAAGGATTGTTAAAAGCACTAAAGTTAAAGCTTATGTTTCAGCTGAAGAGCAAGATGATGCAGGAATTGTTAGAGCAGATGCAAAATATATAGTTGCCGCAATAGATGGGACACATTCAAGATTGAGTGATTTTCCATTTTTGGGAGGTTTTCATGTTGCAAGAGCTGCTTTAAGAGATATTTATGTTATGGGAGCTGAAGCAGTAGCATTAATTAGTGATGTGCATTTAGCTGATGATGGAGATGTGGGAAAGATATTTGATTTTACAGCTGGAATTTGTGCTGTTTCTGAGGCTGTTAATGTTCCATTGATTGGTGGAAGTACATTGAGAGTTGGAGGAGATATGGTAATTGGAGATAGGTTGGTTAGTGCTGTTGGTGCAATAGGAGTTATTAAAGAAGGGGAACCAACTGCAAGAAGAAATGCCGAGGTTGGAGATGTTATATTGATGACTGAAGGTAGTGGAGGAGGAACTATAACAACAACTGCTTTGTATTATGGATGGTTTGATGTGATTTATGAAACTTTAAATGTAGATTTTATAAAGGCATGTCAGAATTTGATTAGAAGTGGGTTAATTAAAAAGGTTCATGCTATGACTGATGTAACTAATGGAGGTTTAAGAGGAGATGCTTATGAGATATCAAAAACAGCCAAAGTTTCATTAATATTTGATAAAGAGAAGGTCTATAAAACAATCAATCCAAAGGTCTTGGAAATGCTTGAGGCATTGAATATAGACCCTCTTGGAGTTTCTACAGATTCTTTAATGATTATCTGCCCTGAAGAGTATGCTGAGGATATAAAAAAAGTTACTGGGGCTATAGAAGTTGGATATGTTGAAGAAGGTAATGAGAGTTATTTAGTTGATGGAAATAATAGAGTTCCATTAAAACCAATGTTTAGAGAATCTGCCTATACACCAGTTAAAAAGGTTGTTGGTGAGAAAAAACCAGAGAACTTTGAGGAGATGAAGGAAAAAGTTAGGAAAGCATGTGATGAAGCAATTAAAAAGAAAGATTTTGTTGTTGAATTGTTGAAGAGTAGGAAGAAATTGGAATAG
- the lonB gene encoding ATP-dependent protease LonB, giving the protein MFSIKFKTTEELPEPSPRLIDQVIGQEEAVKIVLSAVKNKRNVILLGEPGVGKSMIVKAVGEILSDFGEFTPYYVIAKPNLKNMERPIVEVIDGEYKEDLKEMPKLDLKTPSSTTLLLIMIGAILLSEYLLKYLPQNYLLAAVTITALIVLIFGFVVILTSIMGASRASMPNNLNPMDLKPVLLYECKKRPLVRASAYNVTRLLGDIKHCPLGGRPPLGTPPHKRIILGAIHEAHRGILYVDEIKTMPLEVQDYILTALQDKQLPISGRNPNSSGATVETNPIPCDFILIMSGNMDDVYNLRAPLLDRIDYKIVLKNKMDNTLENRDKLLQFIVQEIKNNNLNPMTYDGCCEVVRIAQYLAGSKDKLTLRLRLLANIIKMANDVAMGRDVEELLGNFDEKGNYNPETQKDKNNKVYITAEHVRKVFDTGIYSMEKQVALNYIKNFKRYKHIVPNDEPKVGVVYGLAVLGAGGIGDVTKIIVQILESKNPGTHLLNISGDIAKHSITLASALSKKLVAEKKLPLPKKDIDLNNKEIYIQFSQSYSKIDGDSATAAVCLAIISALLNIPLKQDFAITGSLDLSGNVLAIGGVNEKIEAAKRYGFKRVIIPEANMIDVIETGGIEIIPVKTLDEIIPLVFDLDSIDKNKSEKTEQVNK; this is encoded by the coding sequence ATGTTTTCAATAAAATTTAAAACTACTGAAGAATTGCCAGAACCATCACCAAGATTAATTGACCAAGTTATTGGGCAGGAAGAGGCTGTTAAAATTGTTTTATCTGCTGTAAAAAATAAGAGAAATGTTATTTTATTGGGAGAACCGGGAGTAGGAAAGTCGATGATAGTTAAAGCAGTCGGAGAAATTTTATCTGATTTTGGAGAATTTACCCCTTATTATGTAATTGCAAAACCAAATTTAAAGAATATGGAAAGACCAATAGTTGAAGTTATAGATGGGGAGTATAAAGAAGATTTAAAAGAAATGCCAAAATTGGATTTAAAAACTCCAAGCTCAACAACTCTCCTCTTAATAATGATTGGTGCTATATTATTATCAGAGTATCTTTTAAAATATTTGCCACAGAATTACTTACTCGCCGCTGTAACTATAACTGCTTTAATAGTATTGATATTTGGCTTTGTGGTTATATTAACAAGCATAATGGGTGCTTCAAGAGCGTCAATGCCAAATAATCTAAATCCAATGGATTTAAAGCCAGTCCTCTTATATGAATGTAAAAAAAGACCTCTTGTAAGGGCAAGTGCTTACAACGTAACAAGATTGTTGGGAGATATAAAACACTGCCCATTAGGTGGAAGACCACCGTTAGGAACTCCTCCTCATAAAAGGATTATATTGGGAGCTATTCATGAAGCCCACAGAGGGATTTTGTATGTCGATGAGATAAAGACAATGCCATTGGAAGTTCAAGATTATATTTTAACTGCTCTACAAGATAAACAACTTCCAATCAGTGGAAGGAATCCAAATTCAAGTGGAGCTACAGTAGAAACAAATCCAATACCTTGTGATTTCATCTTAATAATGTCTGGAAACATGGATGATGTCTATAACTTAAGAGCTCCATTATTGGATAGGATAGATTATAAAATAGTTTTAAAGAATAAAATGGACAATACCTTAGAAAATAGAGATAAGTTATTGCAATTTATAGTCCAAGAGATAAAGAACAACAACTTAAACCCAATGACTTACGATGGGTGTTGTGAAGTTGTTAGAATTGCTCAATACTTAGCCGGCTCTAAAGATAAATTAACTTTAAGGTTGAGATTGCTTGCAAATATTATAAAGATGGCAAATGATGTAGCTATGGGTAGGGATGTTGAGGAATTATTAGGCAATTTTGATGAGAAAGGAAATTACAACCCAGAAACTCAGAAAGATAAAAATAACAAAGTGTATATAACAGCTGAACATGTAAGAAAGGTATTTGACACTGGAATCTACAGCATGGAGAAGCAGGTGGCATTAAACTACATCAAAAACTTCAAGAGATATAAGCATATCGTGCCAAATGATGAACCAAAGGTTGGAGTTGTATATGGCTTAGCTGTTTTAGGGGCTGGAGGCATTGGAGATGTAACAAAGATTATAGTCCAAATATTAGAATCCAAAAACCCAGGAACTCATCTGTTAAATATTTCTGGAGATATTGCAAAACACTCAATAACTTTAGCTTCAGCATTGTCAAAAAAATTAGTAGCTGAGAAAAAACTACCTCTACCTAAGAAAGACATTGACCTAAATAATAAAGAGATATACATCCAATTCAGTCAGTCATATTCAAAGATTGATGGAGACAGTGCTACAGCTGCAGTTTGTTTGGCTATAATCTCTGCCTTATTAAATATTCCATTGAAACAGGACTTTGCTATAACTGGAAGCTTGGATTTAAGCGGGAACGTCTTAGCTATTGGAGGAGTTAATGAAAAGATAGAGGCAGCTAAGAGATATGGATTTAAGAGAGTTATTATTCCAGAGGCAAACATGATAGATGTCATTGAGACAGGGGGAATAGAAATTATTCCTGTAAAAACCTTAGATGAGATAATCCCTCTTGTATTTGATTTGGACAGCATAGATAAAAATAAATCAGAAAAAACAGAACAAGTTAATAAATAA
- the fucA gene encoding L-fuculose phosphate aldolase yields the protein MDKKLFIEICRRLYDRKYVVGSGGNVSVREGDKIYLTPTGSILGFLKEDEIAEVDLDGNVIKGKPTSEKNLHLMIYRKRDDINAIIHTHSLISTFLSTIDKEIELLTPEGKIFLKKIGYVDYFEAGSLKLAEETAKRDEDVIILKNHGVVCLGKDLMDAYIKVEVLEEQAKLTLLNHLVKRNKNLF from the coding sequence ATGGACAAAAAGCTATTTATTGAAATATGTAGAAGATTGTATGATAGAAAATATGTCGTAGGTAGTGGAGGTAATGTGTCTGTTAGAGAGGGAGATAAAATATACCTAACTCCAACTGGTTCTATTTTAGGATTTTTGAAAGAAGATGAAATAGCTGAAGTTGATTTAGATGGTAATGTTATAAAAGGAAAACCCACATCAGAAAAAAATCTCCACTTAATGATTTATAGAAAAAGAGATGATATAAACGCAATAATTCACACCCACTCTCTTATATCAACTTTTTTATCAACTATAGATAAGGAGATTGAACTTTTAACACCAGAGGGAAAAATATTTTTAAAGAAAATTGGATATGTTGATTATTTTGAGGCAGGTAGTTTAAAATTAGCTGAAGAAACTGCAAAGAGAGATGAAGATGTAATTATATTAAAAAATCATGGTGTTGTGTGCTTAGGAAAAGATTTGATGGATGCCTATATAAAAGTGGAGGTTTTAGAAGAACAAGCAAAGCTTACACTTTTAAACCATCTTGTAAAAAGAAATAAAAATCTTTTTTAA
- a CDS encoding UPF0147 family protein produces the protein MVFGSAASEKTPEEILKGVALMLDEIINDTTVPRNIRAAAEKAKEAVLKEGEEPIVRSATAIHILDEISNDPNMPLHTRTQIWSIVSELERVK, from the coding sequence ATGGTATTTGGTAGTGCAGCGAGTGAGAAAACACCTGAAGAGATATTAAAGGGAGTTGCTTTGATGTTAGATGAGATAATTAACGATACAACAGTTCCAAGAAACATTAGAGCTGCTGCTGAAAAGGCTAAAGAAGCTGTTTTAAAAGAGGGGGAGGAGCCAATTGTTAGAAGTGCAACAGCAATCCATATCTTAGATGAGATTAGCAATGACCCAAACATGCCACTTCACACAAGAACACAGATTTGGAGCATTGTTAGTGAGTTGGAGAGAGTTAAATAA
- the glmS gene encoding glutamine--fructose-6-phosphate transaminase (isomerizing), translated as MCGIIGYIGKDKASKILLNGLKRLEYRGYDSCGIGVVDNDKLIIKKNVGKVEEVAEREGFLDVDGCVGVGHTRWGTHGFITKENSHPHTDCKEEIAVVHNGIISNYKELKEELIKKGHKFKSETDTEVVPHLIEEELKKFEEINEENYIKAVKNAIKKLKGTYALVIINKNFPNLLIGARNESPLILGIKDDSYFLGSDITAFLDYTNTAIPLEDGDIVVIKKKDNGYDVVIENNGTPVKREVMEINWDISSAEKMGYPHFMLKEIMEQPEVLKVSAKISAEEIKELAKCIKDYDRIYFVAMGTSLHAAMVAEYLFAKLGKLVIACDASEFLNKGVVDKKTLVIGITQSGETYDTLKALRFAKSKGAKTGAIVNVLGSTATRETDITVMIGAGIEIAVCATKTYTSQLMILYRLFIEYGKLLGRDMSRYEKEIDKIPNYIKEVLDKKETIKKIANNLKVNNYIFISKGINLASAMEGALKFKEITYLHAEGMSGGMLKHGTISLIDENMDTVAIVPPRNSSVFSSILSNIEEVRARGGKVIAITPVEIEGAENILVPEVIEEISPIVYAPAFQLLAYYKAVELGRDVDKPRGLAKSVTVE; from the coding sequence ATGTGTGGTATCATTGGCTATATAGGTAAGGATAAGGCTTCAAAAATCTTATTAAATGGCTTAAAAAGGTTGGAGTATAGGGGATATGACAGTTGTGGGATTGGGGTTGTCGATAATGATAAATTAATCATTAAAAAAAATGTGGGAAAGGTTGAAGAGGTTGCTGAAAGAGAGGGATTTTTAGATGTTGATGGTTGTGTCGGAGTTGGGCACACGCGTTGGGGAACTCACGGTTTTATAACTAAAGAAAACTCCCACCCACATACTGACTGTAAAGAAGAGATAGCAGTAGTTCATAATGGAATCATAAGCAATTATAAAGAACTAAAAGAAGAGTTGATAAAGAAAGGGCATAAATTTAAATCAGAAACAGATACTGAGGTAGTCCCTCATCTAATTGAAGAGGAGTTAAAAAAATTTGAAGAAATTAATGAAGAAAACTACATAAAAGCAGTTAAAAATGCAATTAAAAAATTAAAAGGAACTTATGCATTGGTTATAATAAACAAAAACTTCCCAAATTTGTTAATTGGAGCAAGAAATGAAAGCCCTTTAATATTGGGAATTAAAGATGATAGCTATTTTTTAGGGAGTGATATAACTGCCTTTTTAGACTACACAAATACGGCAATTCCATTAGAAGATGGAGATATTGTTGTAATTAAAAAGAAAGATAATGGCTATGATGTAGTTATAGAAAATAATGGAACTCCTGTAAAAAGAGAAGTAATGGAGATTAACTGGGATATTAGCTCAGCTGAAAAGATGGGGTATCCTCACTTCATGCTAAAAGAGATTATGGAACAGCCAGAGGTTTTAAAGGTTTCTGCTAAGATATCTGCTGAAGAAATTAAAGAACTAGCAAAATGTATTAAAGATTACGATAGGATTTATTTTGTAGCTATGGGAACTTCTTTACACGCGGCAATGGTTGCTGAGTATCTATTTGCAAAACTTGGTAAGTTGGTTATAGCTTGTGATGCATCTGAATTTTTAAATAAGGGAGTTGTTGATAAAAAAACCTTAGTTATAGGCATTACCCAAAGCGGAGAAACCTATGACACATTAAAGGCATTAAGATTTGCTAAAAGCAAAGGAGCAAAAACTGGGGCTATAGTTAATGTCTTAGGAAGCACAGCTACAAGAGAGACAGATATAACCGTTATGATAGGGGCAGGGATAGAGATAGCTGTCTGTGCCACCAAAACTTACACCTCCCAGTTGATGATACTCTATAGGTTGTTTATTGAGTATGGAAAATTATTGGGCAGAGATATGAGCAGATATGAGAAAGAGATTGATAAAATTCCAAATTATATAAAGGAAGTTTTGGATAAAAAAGAAACAATTAAAAAGATAGCTAATAATCTAAAAGTAAATAACTACATATTTATATCAAAGGGAATAAATCTTGCAAGTGCTATGGAAGGAGCTTTAAAATTTAAAGAAATAACTTATTTACATGCTGAGGGAATGAGTGGAGGGATGTTAAAGCATGGAACTATTTCCCTAATTGATGAAAATATGGATACTGTAGCAATAGTCCCTCCAAGGAATTCATCAGTATTCAGCTCAATATTATCGAACATTGAAGAAGTTAGGGCAAGAGGAGGAAAAGTTATAGCTATAACCCCAGTTGAGATAGAAGGGGCTGAAAATATCTTAGTCCCAGAAGTTATTGAGGAGATATCTCCAATTGTTTATGCCCCAGCCTTTCAGTTGTTGGCTTACTATAAAGCTGTTGAATTAGGAAGGGATGTCGATAAACCAAGAGGTTTAGCCAAGAGTGTTACTGTTGAATAA
- a CDS encoding adenylate kinase family protein: MRIAITGTPGVGKTTVSKILGKKLGIKVIDITEIVKKYKLYSEKDEDMDSYVIDFEKLEKFIDEIEEKEKTIILDGHVSHLLNPDYIIVLRCNPEIIKERLEKRGYKPKKVLENVQAEILDVCLCESKGKVYEIDTTNRDVEDIVNEIIEAIKHKKEMKGIVNWIEDYFDYLTLEIE; this comes from the coding sequence ATGAGAATAGCTATAACTGGAACTCCAGGAGTTGGAAAAACTACTGTATCAAAAATATTGGGGAAAAAATTAGGGATAAAAGTTATTGATATAACTGAGATAGTTAAAAAATATAAGCTATATAGTGAAAAAGATGAAGATATGGATTCTTATGTTATAGATTTTGAGAAATTGGAAAAATTCATTGATGAGATTGAAGAGAAAGAAAAAACTATTATATTGGATGGACATGTATCCCATCTTTTAAATCCCGATTATATTATAGTGCTTAGATGCAATCCAGAAATCATTAAGGAAAGATTGGAAAAAAGAGGTTATAAGCCAAAAAAGGTTTTAGAGAATGTTCAGGCAGAGATTTTAGATGTTTGCCTTTGTGAGAGTAAAGGAAAAGTTTATGAGATAGATACAACAAATAGGGATGTTGAAGATATAGTTAATGAGATTATTGAAGCTATAAAGCATAAAAAAGAGATGAAAGGAATTGTAAATTGGATAGAGGATTATTTTGATTACCTAACCTTGGAGATTGAATAA